One stretch of Bremerella cremea DNA includes these proteins:
- a CDS encoding DUF1559 domain-containing protein, whose protein sequence is MVVRKINKGFTLVELLVVIAIIGVLIALLLPAVQQAREAARRMSCSNNMKQIGIALHNYHDTYLALPAGYLYRGGNGKCNYGWAVSILPFVEQQNFYENLNPGKIPLYTRYTSGATAADKALLQHRLEAYICPSDAAPDLAKSMKFSSTDQFDVAVSNYIGCAGWSNTPDYPIKDKDAGGLLWGNSFLNFSDITDGTSNTLLVSEREYPKGHAATWLGAGKNDSFGNNATLRTLFRAAFTINFDYAAAGSAVNAGKGWSSLHPGGVMTLTADASVHFIPETTDKNNVLKPLSLRNDGNVFKSPF, encoded by the coding sequence ATGGTCGTAAGAAAAATCAATAAAGGTTTCACTCTTGTCGAATTACTGGTGGTTATCGCAATCATCGGTGTTCTCATTGCTTTGTTGTTGCCGGCTGTTCAACAGGCCCGAGAAGCTGCTCGGCGTATGAGCTGTAGTAACAACATGAAGCAGATCGGTATCGCATTGCACAACTACCACGATACCTATCTCGCGCTGCCGGCTGGCTACCTTTACCGTGGTGGCAATGGTAAATGCAATTACGGTTGGGCCGTCTCGATTCTGCCTTTTGTTGAGCAGCAGAACTTTTACGAAAATCTTAATCCCGGCAAGATTCCGCTATACACCCGCTACACAAGTGGAGCCACCGCAGCCGATAAGGCTTTGCTTCAACATCGGCTAGAAGCGTATATCTGCCCTTCGGACGCGGCGCCGGACCTGGCGAAAAGTATGAAGTTCAGCAGCACCGATCAATTTGACGTGGCTGTATCGAACTACATTGGTTGCGCTGGCTGGAGCAACACGCCGGATTACCCTATCAAAGATAAAGATGCTGGTGGTTTGCTGTGGGGTAACAGCTTCCTTAATTTCTCCGACATTACCGATGGGACCAGCAATACGTTGCTCGTTTCTGAACGGGAATATCCCAAGGGGCACGCGGCTACTTGGCTCGGGGCAGGAAAAAACGATAGCTTTGGAAATAATGCAACGCTTCGCACGCTCTTTCGTGCTGCCTTTACCATCAACTTCGACTATGCAGCCGCTGGTTCGGCTGTGAATGCCGGAAAGGGGTGGTCGAGTTTGCATCCAGGCGGTGTGATGACACTTACTGCCGATGCCTCGGTCCATTTCATTCCTGAGACCACGGACAAGAATAATGTCTTGAAGCCGCTAAGCCTTCGTAACGATGGTAATGTCTTTAAGTCTCCGTTCTAA
- a CDS encoding GntR family transcriptional regulator, whose amino-acid sequence MVDSKKLQRSVEIVEQLREEILSGQLPEGSRLTEMDVSKRFKKGRNAIREAFQKLTHQGLLVTRPNRGVVVASEPPKPIRDLIVPIRQMLEGYALELVFDDLQESDFVGWEAILTRMKAACAARDYAAIAETDIAFHRSLMERTGQPDLLAIWEAMIYRIRSHFRRTQRRCPDPMVIYDEHRAILDCIKSGDLQAALALLNEKIE is encoded by the coding sequence ATGGTGGACAGTAAAAAATTGCAGCGATCCGTTGAGATCGTCGAGCAACTGCGCGAGGAAATTCTCTCTGGTCAACTACCGGAAGGTTCCCGGTTGACCGAGATGGACGTCTCGAAACGGTTTAAGAAGGGTCGCAATGCGATCCGTGAAGCGTTTCAGAAGCTAACCCACCAAGGCCTGCTCGTCACTCGCCCTAACCGTGGCGTCGTTGTGGCATCGGAGCCTCCTAAGCCAATTCGCGATCTAATCGTGCCGATTCGGCAAATGTTGGAGGGTTATGCCCTCGAACTCGTCTTCGACGACCTGCAGGAAAGTGATTTTGTTGGCTGGGAAGCGATCCTCACTCGCATGAAAGCGGCCTGCGCCGCGAGGGATTATGCTGCAATCGCCGAGACCGACATTGCGTTTCATCGTTCCTTGATGGAAAGAACAGGCCAGCCTGACTTGTTAGCGATTTGGGAAGCGATGATCTATCGTATTCGCTCTCACTTCCGCCGAACACAGCGGCGCTGCCCAGACCCGATGGTTATCTATGACGAACATCGGGCAATTCTCGATTGTATTAAGTCGGGCGACCTACAAGCGGCCTTGGCGCTGCTGAACGAGAAGATCGAGTAA
- a CDS encoding DUF1559 domain-containing protein: MRVANLVEAPRGPRGFTLVELLVVIAIIGVLVSLLLPAVQQAREAARRMQCTNNLKQLALSMHNYHDTLRAFPPAALASANVVSGNAPVPPGHEWFSGYKVLYEGMIGWPAFVLPYVEQSALQDQIDFNRVAYAEHWWDQWYYSPTWTASGDPFNKAASELVPTSFQCPSSVKDSNITRSHKDYAVAAREMAEISARDGRGDGIFFTNSGSRMADIIDGTSNTFLLLEQSTSSKGFMDRGSNPFFFVSHPCEGMALTGFYPGAAVFPPNMVGSDWGLVMRSARSFHPGGLNAAMADGSVSYVTETVDTTIWVNTFTPRGREVLTTR; encoded by the coding sequence ATGAGAGTTGCGAATTTGGTTGAGGCACCTCGCGGCCCGCGAGGTTTCACCCTGGTCGAACTGCTGGTCGTGATCGCCATCATTGGAGTCTTGGTCTCGCTATTGCTTCCAGCGGTGCAGCAAGCACGTGAAGCAGCGAGACGGATGCAATGCACCAACAATCTCAAGCAGTTGGCATTATCCATGCACAACTATCATGACACGCTCCGGGCGTTTCCACCTGCCGCTTTGGCGTCTGCCAATGTTGTTTCCGGCAATGCGCCGGTGCCGCCGGGTCACGAGTGGTTCTCTGGTTACAAGGTCCTCTACGAAGGCATGATTGGCTGGCCGGCATTCGTTCTACCCTATGTCGAGCAATCCGCTCTTCAAGACCAAATTGACTTCAACCGCGTAGCCTATGCCGAACATTGGTGGGACCAGTGGTACTATAGCCCCACTTGGACGGCAAGTGGCGATCCGTTTAACAAGGCGGCCTCGGAGTTGGTGCCGACATCGTTTCAATGCCCTTCTAGTGTGAAGGACTCGAACATAACCCGTTCGCACAAAGATTACGCCGTCGCCGCTCGCGAGATGGCCGAAATCTCGGCTAGAGACGGACGAGGCGACGGTATCTTTTTCACGAACAGCGGGTCGAGGATGGCAGACATCATTGACGGGACAAGTAATACCTTTCTGCTGCTGGAACAAAGTACCTCAAGTAAAGGCTTCATGGACCGCGGCAGCAACCCGTTCTTCTTCGTCAGCCATCCCTGCGAAGGCATGGCGTTAACCGGTTTTTATCCAGGTGCAGCCGTTTTTCCGCCCAACATGGTCGGATCGGATTGGGGACTGGTAATGCGGTCGGCACGTAGTTTCCATCCTGGCGGGCTCAACGCAGCCATGGCTGATGGCAGCGTGAGCTATGTGACGGAAACCGTTGATACGACCATCTGGGTCAATACTTTCACTCCCAGAGGGCGAGAAGTGCTAACCACTCGATAA
- a CDS encoding PSD1 and planctomycete cytochrome C domain-containing protein, translating to MTNFASLPIRYLKSLAVASIATVLFWPYPARLAAESPNDSQDQAIEFFEKKIRPLLANNCYECHGPKTQWAGLRMDAREFAFEGGDSGAAIVPGKSGESLLIERISSDDEFEQMPPESSGKRLSPSEIALLRQWIDAGAVWPKSNLPNLDDEARRNHWAFQPIASPPPPTVQDTAWPRNEIDRFILHKLEQAGLAPSPPADRRTLIRRATFDLTGLPPTPAEVDAFVASSDPNAYEQLIDRLLASPAYGEHWARHWLDVARYSDTKGYVYGREEKNFVNSTHYRDWVIEAFNQDMPYDQFVRLQLAADQVAPGDRQAAAAMGFLTLGRRFLGVEPDIIDDRIDVVTRGLLGLTVGCARCHDHKFDPIPTADYYSLYGVFQNSAEETVPIFDASPDSPVESELIDRRKKLHDGLRATRQEFADLARSRVGDYLQAQFELEKFPQQAFSQILTKEDLLPTTVWRWQRYLNNAQRLENPAFTVWHALATLPTNDFAAQAAQELAKLRASETPINPLVDQAFAEPPHSREELVARYAELFREITRKWDEQVKIAAEMGSAAPERFENRDEEALRQILYGLGSPCIIPDLDFINIEFDVDTNTCVQMWSLQSAFDQWILANSDVIPHAVRLVDKPTIVTPRILRRGNANNPGDEVPLRFLEILSSEDRQPFERGSGRRELATAIASSDNPLTARVWVNRVWMHHFDQGIVATPSDFGTRADAPTHPELLDWLARTLMDNGWSTKQLHRQIMLSATYQQASTGPVNEEAYAQASQTDPENRLLWRKPPQRLSFEQFRDASLAVAGQLNRRAGGKADPLFQATEEEARRTIYCRIDRESLPTILQTFDFANPDLHTPMRSETTVPQQALFGLNHDFLANRARALASQAEEQTSTPEEAIAFLFRQILQRAPSSHEQSAVLQFVQTAKDPPEASQKQSLAAAWSYGYGEIDPQSGTLSNFTPLPFFTGEAWQGGTSWPDAQIGWAQINAEGGHPGDDLRHAIVRRWTAPADGAYSIHSSVNHSAPVADGIRCWVLSSRGEVLRQELVHNTTREINISSIQLLEGEWIDFVVDIREILNSDEHLWSPQITALPPTSVAHNDALLPHWDATRDFTGQQDHQLDVWEQLAHVLLLSNEFLFVD from the coding sequence ATGACAAACTTCGCTTCCTTACCAATACGCTATTTGAAGTCATTGGCTGTTGCCTCGATTGCCACGGTGTTGTTTTGGCCATATCCCGCGCGACTTGCCGCCGAATCGCCAAACGACTCGCAAGATCAGGCGATCGAATTCTTCGAAAAGAAGATTCGTCCCTTGTTAGCTAACAATTGTTACGAATGTCACGGCCCTAAGACTCAATGGGCTGGACTGCGGATGGATGCCCGTGAATTTGCATTCGAAGGGGGAGACAGCGGTGCCGCGATTGTCCCGGGTAAGTCTGGCGAGAGCCTACTGATCGAAAGAATCTCGTCGGACGACGAGTTCGAACAAATGCCGCCAGAATCGAGCGGCAAGAGACTCTCGCCTTCCGAAATCGCTCTGCTTCGTCAATGGATCGACGCCGGTGCCGTTTGGCCGAAAAGTAATTTGCCAAACTTGGACGACGAAGCCCGACGCAATCATTGGGCATTTCAGCCAATCGCTTCTCCTCCTCCCCCAACCGTGCAAGACACCGCTTGGCCACGAAATGAAATCGATCGATTCATTTTGCATAAGCTAGAGCAAGCAGGCCTAGCCCCTTCTCCCCCGGCCGATCGCCGCACACTTATCCGGCGTGCCACGTTTGATCTTACGGGACTCCCGCCAACCCCCGCAGAGGTCGACGCGTTCGTCGCGTCGTCCGATCCGAATGCGTACGAACAGCTAATCGACCGACTTCTGGCCTCGCCTGCTTATGGCGAACATTGGGCGCGGCACTGGCTGGACGTTGCGCGATACTCGGACACCAAAGGGTATGTATACGGCCGCGAAGAAAAGAACTTCGTGAACTCGACCCACTATCGCGACTGGGTGATCGAAGCGTTCAATCAAGACATGCCGTACGATCAATTCGTGCGCCTGCAACTTGCCGCCGACCAAGTTGCGCCGGGCGATCGGCAAGCAGCAGCAGCCATGGGTTTCTTGACGCTTGGTCGTCGATTTTTGGGTGTCGAGCCTGACATCATCGATGATCGAATCGATGTCGTCACTCGCGGCCTGTTAGGTCTGACCGTCGGTTGCGCCCGCTGCCACGATCACAAGTTCGATCCCATCCCGACGGCAGATTACTATTCGCTTTATGGCGTCTTCCAGAACTCCGCTGAAGAAACCGTTCCGATATTCGACGCTTCCCCTGATTCGCCAGTCGAGTCGGAGTTGATCGATCGTCGGAAGAAACTGCACGACGGGTTGCGGGCGACTCGCCAGGAGTTTGCTGACTTAGCTCGAAGCCGGGTTGGTGACTATCTGCAAGCCCAATTCGAACTCGAAAAGTTCCCCCAGCAAGCGTTCAGTCAAATCCTTACGAAGGAGGATCTATTGCCGACGACGGTATGGCGTTGGCAGCGTTATCTGAACAACGCTCAGCGCTTGGAGAACCCAGCTTTCACCGTCTGGCATGCACTTGCGACGCTTCCCACAAACGACTTCGCCGCGCAAGCAGCGCAAGAGCTGGCGAAGCTGCGGGCTTCGGAAACACCGATCAATCCCCTTGTCGACCAAGCATTTGCGGAGCCGCCACATTCGCGTGAGGAACTGGTCGCCCGCTACGCCGAGTTGTTTCGCGAAATCACTCGTAAATGGGACGAACAAGTAAAAATAGCTGCCGAGATGGGAAGTGCGGCACCGGAGAGATTCGAGAATCGTGACGAAGAAGCGTTGCGTCAGATCCTGTACGGGCTTGGCTCGCCCTGCATCATCCCAGATCTCGACTTCATTAACATTGAATTCGACGTCGATACCAACACTTGCGTCCAGATGTGGAGCCTGCAATCGGCATTCGATCAGTGGATTCTGGCCAACTCCGATGTCATCCCACACGCAGTCAGACTAGTCGACAAGCCAACGATTGTGACGCCGCGGATATTGCGCCGCGGAAATGCCAACAATCCCGGTGATGAAGTTCCCTTACGATTCTTGGAGATTCTATCCAGCGAAGACCGTCAACCGTTTGAACGCGGCAGTGGGCGCCGGGAGTTGGCCACCGCGATCGCATCTTCCGACAATCCGCTCACTGCCCGCGTCTGGGTCAATCGCGTGTGGATGCATCACTTCGATCAGGGAATCGTCGCTACGCCGAGCGATTTCGGCACACGTGCCGACGCGCCAACCCACCCAGAGCTTCTCGATTGGCTGGCACGCACCTTGATGGATAACGGGTGGAGTACCAAGCAACTCCATCGACAGATTATGCTTTCGGCTACCTATCAGCAAGCATCGACAGGCCCGGTCAACGAAGAAGCTTATGCCCAGGCCAGCCAAACCGATCCCGAGAACCGCTTGCTATGGCGCAAGCCTCCGCAACGCTTGTCATTCGAACAATTCCGGGACGCCAGCCTCGCTGTCGCCGGCCAGTTGAATCGACGCGCCGGAGGGAAAGCCGATCCTTTGTTCCAAGCGACCGAAGAAGAGGCACGACGTACGATCTATTGCCGGATCGACCGTGAATCACTACCGACGATCCTGCAGACCTTCGACTTCGCCAACCCCGACCTGCACACGCCGATGCGTTCGGAAACAACCGTGCCGCAGCAAGCATTGTTTGGGCTGAATCATGACTTCTTAGCTAATCGTGCCCGTGCCCTAGCCTCGCAGGCGGAAGAACAAACATCTACCCCCGAAGAAGCGATAGCGTTTCTCTTTCGCCAGATTCTGCAGCGAGCACCAAGTTCGCACGAGCAGTCTGCGGTGTTACAGTTTGTGCAAACGGCGAAGGACCCGCCGGAGGCTTCTCAGAAGCAGTCGTTGGCCGCTGCTTGGTCCTATGGGTACGGCGAGATTGATCCGCAAAGCGGAACCCTCTCGAACTTCACGCCCCTACCGTTTTTTACCGGCGAAGCCTGGCAAGGAGGTACATCCTGGCCAGATGCTCAGATAGGTTGGGCGCAGATCAACGCTGAAGGGGGACATCCAGGCGACGACCTACGTCACGCGATCGTGCGGCGCTGGACGGCGCCAGCAGATGGGGCCTATTCGATTCACTCAAGCGTTAACCATTCGGCGCCGGTTGCCGATGGAATTCGGTGCTGGGTCCTCAGCAGCCGGGGCGAGGTTCTTCGCCAGGAGTTGGTGCACAATACGACCCGCGAAATCAATATTTCGAGTATCCAGCTCCTTGAAGGAGAGTGGATCGATTTCGTAGTCGACATTCGGGAGATCCTGAACAGCGACGAGCACCTCTGGTCGCCGCAGATAACAGCTCTCCCACCAACTTCGGTCGCCCACAACGATGCGTTGCTTCCCCATTGGGACGCCACGCGGGATTTCACCGGCCAGCAAGATCATCAACTCGACGTATGGGAACAGTTAGCCCACGTCCTTCTCCTTTCCAACGAATTCCTGTTTGTGGATTAG
- a CDS encoding DUF1501 domain-containing protein: MPPKYSEMIDRRTMLQRSGIGLGMLGLSSLVSNPGNALASGLEAESPLAVKKPHFPGKIKRVVHFFLNGGPSHVDTFDPKPMLQKYAGEAPPMSLATERKTGACMPSPFKFQKYGESGLEVSELFAQTAQHADDIAVIRSMYAQVPNHEPSLLLMNCGDSVQPRPSVGSWTLYGLGTENQNLPGFIAMCPNGLPVSGTANWQSGFLPGSLQGTYINTKHEQIDKLIENIRSHHATTEIQQRQLALLNELNDEHRDLRRDPRLESRIQSFELAFRMQMEAADAFDINQETHETRALYGEGVHGRQTLIARRLLERGVRYVQLWHDAGNSWDHHSDLEPSHRKLAQQIDQPIAALLTDLKRRGMFEDTLVLWGGEFGRTPTVELSGGTSTLGRDHNHYGFSVWMAGGGVRGGTVYGATDEFGFKAIERPASVHDLHATMLHLMGFDHTRLTYRYAGRDFRLTDVHGHVLTDILA; the protein is encoded by the coding sequence ATGCCACCAAAATATTCGGAAATGATCGATCGCCGCACGATGCTGCAGCGATCTGGAATCGGGTTGGGGATGCTCGGGCTATCTTCTTTGGTAAGCAATCCTGGGAATGCGCTGGCCAGTGGCCTAGAGGCGGAGTCGCCGCTGGCGGTGAAGAAACCTCATTTTCCTGGGAAGATAAAGCGAGTCGTTCACTTCTTCCTGAACGGTGGTCCCTCGCATGTTGACACCTTCGACCCCAAACCAATGCTTCAGAAATATGCCGGTGAAGCGCCGCCGATGTCACTGGCCACCGAACGGAAGACGGGGGCCTGCATGCCGTCTCCGTTCAAGTTCCAGAAATATGGCGAGTCAGGTCTGGAAGTCAGCGAGTTGTTCGCCCAGACTGCCCAGCATGCCGACGACATCGCGGTCATTCGCTCGATGTACGCTCAAGTGCCAAACCACGAACCGTCGCTACTGCTGATGAACTGCGGCGACTCGGTTCAGCCACGCCCGAGCGTCGGCTCCTGGACGCTGTACGGTCTGGGAACCGAAAACCAGAACCTACCAGGCTTCATCGCGATGTGTCCGAACGGCTTGCCGGTCAGCGGAACGGCGAACTGGCAGTCAGGTTTCCTACCGGGGAGCTTACAAGGAACGTATATCAATACGAAGCACGAGCAAATCGACAAGTTGATCGAGAACATCCGTAGCCACCATGCAACAACCGAAATTCAACAGCGTCAATTGGCTCTGCTGAACGAACTCAATGACGAACATCGCGACCTACGCCGTGATCCGCGTTTAGAGTCACGGATTCAATCGTTTGAGCTGGCCTTTCGCATGCAGATGGAAGCAGCCGATGCGTTTGACATCAATCAAGAGACGCACGAAACCCGTGCGTTGTATGGCGAAGGCGTTCATGGGCGGCAGACGCTCATCGCGCGTCGATTGCTCGAACGTGGCGTTCGCTACGTCCAATTATGGCACGATGCAGGCAACTCTTGGGATCATCACTCCGATCTTGAGCCGAGTCATCGCAAACTCGCACAGCAGATCGATCAGCCAATCGCCGCACTGCTGACCGATCTGAAACGCCGCGGCATGTTTGAAGATACCTTGGTCCTTTGGGGAGGTGAATTTGGCCGAACGCCGACCGTCGAACTGAGCGGCGGGACCTCGACCCTGGGACGCGATCACAACCACTACGGCTTTTCCGTTTGGATGGCTGGCGGCGGCGTTCGAGGAGGCACCGTTTATGGTGCCACCGACGAATTCGGCTTCAAAGCCATTGAACGCCCCGCCAGTGTGCATGACTTGCACGCCACGATGTTGCATCTCATGGGCTTCGACCATACCCGTTTGACCTATCGCTACGCCGGACGCGACTTTCGTTTAACCGACGTCCATGGCCATGTTCTGACCGATATTCTTGCCTAG
- a CDS encoding succinylglutamate desuccinylase/aspartoacylase domain-containing protein, with protein sequence MHDSTIDRKIVRPAELDLDSPGRRDYWVALEHDSIWGDHLMPLTVWVGRNATEGRGLVAFGANHGNEYEGPVALKNLQSEIQLEKVTGRIIFIPVLNPPAFRAGTRESFLDDGVNLNRAFVDGAGKTPALSGITHRVAAFVRDYIWPRVHVVIDLHSGGDVARFALCASFHVVDDPVQSKAMEETARWFGTPCLMVYQNATPGLLTSEAERLGKITVGTELGWGRAVNLEGVRYARHGVLAAAIHHEQMQGEIEPTGHHRSGTQVKLKTVDRACYCVAPFDGHFEPLIDCGVAVQEGDVVGLLHDFDHIDMPPHKVRAQVDGVVLAQAWAAAVPRGQHIVVVGRVTS encoded by the coding sequence ATGCATGATTCAACCATCGATCGAAAGATTGTTCGCCCCGCCGAACTCGATCTGGATTCCCCTGGTCGCCGCGACTACTGGGTCGCCCTGGAGCACGATAGCATCTGGGGAGATCACCTAATGCCCCTGACCGTGTGGGTTGGGCGAAACGCGACGGAAGGGCGCGGTCTGGTCGCCTTCGGTGCGAATCATGGAAACGAATACGAAGGACCGGTCGCGTTAAAGAACCTGCAAAGCGAGATCCAACTGGAAAAGGTTACCGGTCGTATTATCTTCATCCCGGTTTTAAATCCGCCAGCATTTCGAGCTGGCACACGCGAGAGCTTTCTGGATGACGGGGTGAACTTGAATCGCGCGTTTGTCGATGGCGCAGGAAAAACGCCTGCGTTGTCGGGGATAACGCACCGTGTTGCCGCATTCGTGCGTGATTACATCTGGCCGCGCGTGCATGTTGTCATCGACTTGCACAGCGGCGGTGACGTAGCGAGATTCGCGCTTTGCGCCAGCTTTCATGTCGTCGACGACCCCGTGCAATCGAAGGCAATGGAAGAAACGGCACGCTGGTTTGGTACACCCTGCTTGATGGTCTATCAAAATGCAACGCCTGGGCTGTTGACGAGCGAGGCGGAACGCTTGGGCAAGATCACCGTCGGCACCGAGCTCGGCTGGGGCCGCGCGGTCAACCTGGAAGGGGTTCGCTACGCACGACATGGCGTGCTGGCGGCCGCGATTCATCACGAACAAATGCAGGGCGAGATCGAGCCAACCGGACATCACCGATCCGGGACGCAAGTGAAGCTGAAAACCGTCGATCGGGCATGCTACTGCGTCGCGCCGTTTGACGGACATTTCGAGCCCCTAATCGATTGCGGCGTCGCCGTCCAAGAAGGGGACGTCGTCGGCCTGCTACATGACTTTGATCATATCGACATGCCACCACATAAAGTTCGCGCCCAGGTCGATGGGGTCGTCTTGGCACAAGCCTGGGCAGCCGCCGTTCCTCGGGGCCAGCATATTGTTGTCGTGGGACGCGTGACATCGTAA
- a CDS encoding mandelate racemase/muconate lactonizing enzyme family protein: MKITQIICQILRIPQIEAKTASSQDSVLVRIRTDNDLEGIGEADSSPEMVKAAIDAPFSHNIAAGLREILIGENPLETERLWQKMYRRTMYCGRRSVGITAMAAIDMALWDIKGKHFGEPIHRLLGGKQHDRIQAYASILFGKDGDATTAIGRRWREAGYRAVKFGWEPMGQSEAVDIDLVRGAREGLGSDATLLIDAGCVWDARTALQRAQAFQDYKIGWLEEPLHPDDYEGYRWLRDRSPVPIAAGEEECGRQAFRPLIDGRCLDVYQVDLSRNGFTEAAYLRHRVEEIGARLCNHCYTSPVTAAASLHWLTTCRDAFLFEDCVEDSPLRHELTHEKIQAIDGWICPPDGPGLGITLNEDFVNAHRVCESR, encoded by the coding sequence GTGAAAATCACTCAGATTATTTGTCAGATTCTGCGAATTCCTCAAATCGAGGCTAAGACGGCAAGCAGTCAAGACTCGGTACTAGTGCGTATTCGTACCGATAACGACCTGGAGGGAATCGGTGAGGCCGATTCGTCTCCGGAAATGGTCAAAGCTGCCATCGACGCCCCCTTCAGCCATAACATAGCGGCCGGCTTGCGAGAGATTCTGATCGGCGAGAACCCACTCGAGACCGAACGCCTCTGGCAGAAGATGTATCGCCGCACCATGTACTGTGGCCGACGTAGCGTCGGTATTACCGCCATGGCAGCGATCGACATGGCCCTGTGGGACATCAAAGGCAAGCACTTCGGCGAACCCATTCATCGCCTGCTGGGCGGCAAACAGCATGATCGTATTCAGGCCTATGCTTCGATCCTGTTTGGAAAAGATGGAGACGCGACCACCGCCATCGGCCGCCGATGGCGGGAAGCGGGGTACCGAGCTGTCAAGTTCGGCTGGGAACCGATGGGGCAATCGGAAGCGGTCGACATCGATTTGGTTCGAGGCGCACGCGAAGGTCTTGGTTCGGATGCGACCTTGCTGATTGATGCTGGCTGCGTCTGGGACGCCCGAACGGCACTGCAGCGGGCACAAGCGTTCCAGGACTATAAAATCGGCTGGCTGGAAGAGCCACTGCATCCAGACGACTACGAAGGTTATCGTTGGTTGCGAGATCGCTCGCCTGTTCCCATCGCTGCTGGCGAAGAGGAATGTGGCCGCCAAGCGTTTCGGCCGTTGATTGACGGCCGCTGTCTGGACGTCTATCAGGTCGATCTTTCCCGCAACGGTTTCACCGAGGCCGCCTACCTCCGACATCGTGTGGAAGAGATCGGCGCTCGACTTTGTAACCATTGCTACACGAGTCCTGTCACCGCAGCGGCCAGTTTACATTGGCTGACAACGTGTCGCGACGCATTTTTGTTTGAAGATTGCGTCGAGGATTCTCCGCTACGCCACGAGCTGACGCATGAAAAGATCCAAGCAATCGACGGCTGGATCTGTCCACCCGATGGCCCCGGGCTGGGAATCACGCTCAACGAGGATTTCGTCAATGCACACCGCGTCTGCGAATCGCGCTGA